One genomic window of Ctenopharyngodon idella isolate HZGC_01 chromosome 18, HZGC01, whole genome shotgun sequence includes the following:
- the lctlb gene encoding lactase-like b, translating to MMLSHRFGRARHVLVLVLCLSAAEDFDWSANNHDSFYYGTFPNGFSWGAGSSAYQTEGAWDKDGKGLSIWDVFTHKKGKTFLNDTGDSSCEGYYKIKDDILLMKELNLNHYRFSISWPRVMPTGIRSDHVNEKGLKYYNVLIDELLANNITPIVTLYHWDLPQVLQEKYGGWQNISMINYFNDFANLCFERYGDRVKYWITFNNPWSVAVEGYETGEHAPGLKLRGTGAYRAAHHIIKAHAKVWHTYDSQWRSKQKGMVGISLSGDWGEPVDITNQKDIEAAERYVQFYIGWFATPIFHGDYPQVMKDFIGRKSAQKGLGTSRLPTFSSQEKSYIKGTCDFLGVGHFTTRYITQKSFPPNRGTSYFSDRDIAELVDPRWPDPGSEWLYSVPWGFRRLLNFIKTQYGNPMMFITENGVSEKMMCTELCDNWRIQYYKDYINEMLKAIRDGVNVKGYTAWSLLDKFEWDEGYSERFGLYYVDFKNKNKPRFPKASVQFYKRIIKYNGFPNQREVENWKRKATETCSTSNHLLAAEEQRNTAANILRLIHDPLISHMEMVTEVVVPTVCTLCILISAVFLMFLLRKRN from the exons ATGATGCTGTCACATCGCTTTGGACGAGCGCGTCATGTGCTTGTGCTGGTGTTGTGTCTGTCTGCGGCTGAGGACTTCGACTGGTCAGCGAACAACCACGACTCCTTCTATTATGGCACTTTTCCAAATG GATTTTCGTGGGGAGCCGGCAGTTCAGCCTATCAGACAGAAGGAGCCTGGGACAAAGATGGGAAAGGACTGAGCATCTGGGATGTGTTCACTCATAAGAAGGGAAAGACGTTCTTGAATGATACTGGAGACTCTTCATGTGAGGGATACTACAAAATCAAG GATGATATTTTGTTGATGAAAGAGCTGAATCTGAATCATTATCGGTTCTCCATCTCCTGGCCCAGGGTCATGCCAACTGGTATCAGGT CTGACCATGTGAATGAGAAAGGACTGAAGTACTACAATGTTCTTATTGATGAGCTGCTTGCAAACAATATCACTCCCATTGTGACTCTGTATCATTGGGACCTGCCACAG GTTTTGCAAGAGAAATATGGTGGATGGCAGAACATCAGCATGATTAATTATTTCAATGATTTTGCCAACCTTTGCTTTGAACGATATGGGGACCGTGTGAAATACTGGATAACTTTTAATAACCCATGG TCAGTGGCAGTGGAAGGATATGAAACTGGAGAACATGCTCCAGGACTGAAGCTCAGGGGCACTGGGGCCTACAGAGCAGCTCACCACATCATTAAG GCACATGCTAAGGTTTGGCACACTTACGATTCTCAGTGGCGGAGCAAACAAAAAG GTATGGTGGGTATTTCACTGTCCGGGGACTGGGGAGAGCCTGTGGACATCACTAACCAGAAGGACATTGAGGCTGCAGAGAGATATGTGCAGTTTTACATAGGCTGGTTTGCTACACCCATCTTCCATGGAGATTATCCTCAAGTGATGAAGGATTTCATAG GGAGGAAAAGCGCACAGAAGGGCTTGGGAACGTCTCGCCTTCCCACCTTTTCCTCTCAGGAGAAGAGTTACATCAAAGGCACCTGTGACTTCCTTGGCGTGGGACACTTCACGACACGCTACATCACCCAAAAGAGCTTCCCTCCCAACCGTGGCACCTCCTACTTCTCAGATCGGGATATAGCGGAGCTGGTCGACCCACGTTGGCCTGATCCTGGTTCGGAGTGGCTGTACTCGGTTCCTTGGGGCTTTCGCCGTCTGCTCAACTTTATAAAG ACTCAATATGGGAACCCCATGATGTTCATCACTGAGAACGGGGTCTCAGAGAAGATGATGTGCACAGAACTGTGTGATAACTGGAGGATACAGTATTACAAGGATTATATCAATGAGATGCTCAAAG CTATCAGGGATGGAGTGAATGTGAAGGGCTACACCGCCTGGTCCCTGCTGGACAAGTTTGAGTGGGATGAGGGTTATTCAGAGAGGTTCGGCCTGTACTACGTAGACTTCAAGAACAAAAATAAACCTCGCTTCCCCAAGGCCTCTGTTCAGTTCTACAAACGCATCATTAAGTATAATGGATTTCCCAATCAAAGAGAG GTTGAGAACTGGAAGAGGAAAGCTACAGAGACTTGCTCCACCAGCAATCATCTCCTGGCTGCAG AGGAACAGCGGAATACGGCTGCCAATATTCTAAGACTTATTCATG ATCCTTTAATCAGCCACATGGAGATGGTGACCGAGGTTGTGGTTCCCACAGTGTGCACCCTCTGCATTTTGATCAGCGCTGTCTTTCTCATGTTCCTATTGCGCAAACGTAACTAG